gacctcccggtcgcggacctctgggggcgaacccagagactctggtggcgcagttagcactgcgatgcagtgctctagaccactgcgccacccgggaggcctaattTCATTGAATTTAAGTGTGTACCTCAGCCTTGGGCTCAGTTTTGTTAACCCATCTGTGCAGAGTTGGATCCCAGACAATCTGAGGAAGAAGATATTAGCAATGTGAAGCAAGCCACAATAGGTTTTTTTTAATCCACTCAATTGTCTCTACATAGAATATAGTGTTAATAACCAGTTCCTTACAGATCTGTCCTTGTCCTCAGGTAGATGAACCTCCTTATTAACTCTTCCACTCCCAAAGACCCAGCTGAGCAGGCCTCCACTGTTATTGTGAACAGCAGGGGTCTCGGGCTCAGCCACCGGCAGGCTGCCAGTCTGGCACTGAGGGTTGGCCTCGGAGTGTTCCGGCTTGGTGATGGACATCATAGCAGGATGATCAACATATCTAAGTCGGACATCTGTAATAAGTGGGAGAAGTCAGGCCACTCTGCTCATGTCACCATACAGAACAATTACTAGTTGACAGGTAGAAACGTCTCGCTCTGATACTGTTACAACCCAATCTTAACCTACACGCAGTCACAGGGATAACTGGGAGGTTACTCCAGGACTCTGCCATCGTATTGTTTTGGTTGCAAAATCAACAATTGCCTACATATTATGCGAGGGCTTACAAATTTGACCAATCACCAAACAATTTCTGCATAAAATAGTCACATCATCACAATATTATTGCATAGAACTGACCCATTACCACAGTATAAAAAGAGGGCTCGCAATTTCAACCAATCACCGCACATTTACTGCATAATATGGTTCAATCAAGCCACACGTCAACACAGTTTTTTCTCTTGTCAGTGCATTTTTGCAACAAATTGGACAAAACAAATGCATATTGCTATGCAAAATGTCATAATTGTTGCTGCAAAATCTAGCATATTTATCCGCAAATATCAAAAAAATCCATGCGAAATCCTGGAGAGATTCACTGgagtatgaaaatgtatacactcgtaagtcactctggataagagcgctaaatgactaaaatgtcaaagtaAAATGGAGCTAAACCTGTTATGTAGAAAATGCATGAAAGTATTACAAATATACACTCACATGAGCCATACATTTTACCTATCACAGCTAATTCTCACGCTATCACAATGGTAATTTCTGTACTAATTAGGTAGGTTTAAGTGACCTCTTCTCTTGGAATAGAAATCCACAGGTGGAGTACATGCTCCACCATCCCATTTCCACAGTGGTGCCACCATGGGGATGATTGTGTCCATTCTTCATAGGGACACTGGTTGTGAGGaagatctcctccctctctgcagggaCACTAGCCTTTGGGACGATCCACTCCCTGTGCGCAGGGACGATGACCTTCAGGAGGATCaactccctctgtgcagggatgaggcctgatgctctgAGGATCTTCTCCTTTCGCACAGTGACAGTAGTTTTTGGAAgaaacccctccctctgtgcaaGGACACTGTCTATGAGGAGGATGTCCTCCCTCTCTTCAGGGATGAGGCCTGATAGTcggaggatctcctccctctgcgcagtgatgctagctgctggaagaaccccctccctctgtgcaggtaCACTGGTTTTGGAGGATCCCCTTCCTCTcagcagagacactagccttTGGGACAATCCCCTCCCTGTGCGTAGTGACACTGGCCATCAGGAGGATTAATTCCTTTTGtgcagggatgaggcctgatgctctgAGGATCTTCTTCTGCGCAGCGatagaagatgctggaagaaccccatccctctgtaatggatgaggcctgatgctcggaAGATCTCCTCCCTCTGCGCAATGATGCTAGCTGCTGAgagaatcccctccctctgtgacgggatgaggcctgatgctcggaggatcccctccctctgtgcagggatcAGACCTGATGCTCGGAGGATCTCCGTCTTCTTTGCAATGATTATAGCTGCTGGGAGaaccccctccctctgtgcagggacactggctgtttggaggatcccctccctTTGTACAGGGATAAGGCCTGATGTTcggaggatctcctccctctgtgcagtGACGCTAGCTGCTGAGAGAACCCCCTCCCTCTGTACaaggacactggctgtttggaggatcccctccctctgtgcagggatgaggcctgatgctcggaggatctcctccctctgcgcagtgatgctagctgctgggagaaccccctccctctgtacagggatgaggcctgatgctctgAGGATCTTCCTCTGCGCAGTGatagaagatgctggaagaatcccctccctctgtgacgggatgaggcctgatgctcggaggatcccctccctctgtgcagggatgaggcctgatgctcggGGGATCTCCGTCTTCTTTGCAATGATTAGAGCTAtttggaggatcccctccctctgtgcagggacactggctgtttggaggatcccttccctctgtgcagggacactggctgtttggagaattccctccctctgtacagggatgaggcctgatgtTCGGAGGaactcctccctctgtgcagTGATGCAAGCTGCTGAgagaatcccctccctctgtgcagggacactggctgtttggaggatcccctccctctgtgcagggacactggctgtttggagaatACCTTTCCTCtgtacagggacactggctgtttggatgATAAAAGGCCGTCTGTGCaaggacactggctgtttggagaataccctccctctgtgcagggacactggctgtttggaggataccCTCCCTCTGTGacgggatgaggcctgatgcttggaggatctcctccctctgcacAGCAACTTCGGCTGCTGTGATGATCTGCAGGTATAATATAGAGCATATAGTCATTCCCTAAAAAATCAACCACTGGAATCTATAACATCATtgacacatacactgagtgtattaaacattaagaacaccttctctttctGTGACATAGACtaatcaggtgaaagctataatcccttattgatgttaattGTTAAATCTTCttctcagtgtagatgaaggggaggagacaggttaaagattgatttttagacaattgagacatggattgtgtatgtgtgtcattcagagggtgaatgggcaagaccaaaGATTTAAATCcctttgaacagagtatggtagtaggtgccaggtgcaccggtttgtgtcaagaattgccatgctgttgggtttttcccgctcaacagttttccctgagtatcaacaatggtccaccaccaaggGGGAGGGCAactcaataggaaggtgttcttaatgttttgttcactcagtgtagaTCAATCCCTAGCATAGACTTTAATTTGTATGTTTACtgatactgtaaatacacaaatTATATTAATGTTTTCTACAATATATTATAATACCGTAAGCCTCCCTGCTGCAGGGGCATTTCCTCCTACAATTTTGAGCTGATTTTCTTCACTTTAGCAATATTTTGTATCTTTCTtaattttcacatttattgtgttTGGAATGACACTGTTACTACAGAAGATGATGCTATCATAAAGTATTTG
This sequence is a window from Salvelinus fontinalis isolate EN_2023a unplaced genomic scaffold, ASM2944872v1 scaffold_2120, whole genome shotgun sequence. Protein-coding genes within it:
- the LOC129850578 gene encoding uncharacterized protein LOC129850578 isoform X2 → MDQYFHGVSKTCQQSSLEQGDIPSSFWRLTKSSQQPKLLCRGRRSSKHQASSRHRGRVSSKQPVSLHRGRVFSKQPVSLHRRPFIIQTASVPVQRKGILQTASVPAQREGILQTASVPAQREGILSAACITAQREEFLRTSGLIPVQREGILQTASVPAQREGILQTASVPAQREGILQIALIIAKKTEIPRASGLIPAQREGILRASGLIPSQREGILPASSITAQRKILRASGLIPVQREGVLPAASITAQREEILRASGLIPAQREGILQTASVLVQREGVLSAASVTAQREEILRTSGLIPVQREGILQTASVPAQREGVLPAAIIIAKKTEILRASGLIPAQREGILRASGLIPSQREGILSAASIIAQREEIFRASGLIHYRGMGFFQHLLSLRRRRSSEHQASSLHKRN
- the LOC129850578 gene encoding uncharacterized protein LOC129850578 isoform X1 — encoded protein: MDAFHTFSSQVGTSGQHYAAINNMDQYFHGVSKTCQQSSLEQGDIPSSFWRLTKSSQQPKLLCRGRRSSKHQASSRHRGRVSSKQPVSLHRGRVFSKQPVSLHRRPFIIQTASVPVQRKGILQTASVPAQREGILQTASVPAQREGILSAACITAQREEFLRTSGLIPVQREGILQTASVPAQREGILQTASVPAQREGILQIALIIAKKTEIPRASGLIPAQREGILRASGLIPSQREGILPASSITAQRKILRASGLIPVQREGVLPAASITAQREEILRASGLIPAQREGILQTASVLVQREGVLSAASVTAQREEILRTSGLIPVQREGILQTASVPAQREGVLPAAIIIAKKTEILRASGLIPAQREGILRASGLIPSQREGILSAASIIAQREEIFRASGLIHYRGMGFFQHLLSLRRRRSSEHQASSLHKRN